One genomic region from Gopherus flavomarginatus isolate rGopFla2 chromosome 20, rGopFla2.mat.asm, whole genome shotgun sequence encodes:
- the APCS gene encoding serum amyloid P-component has protein sequence MEKLQVWLLVIAGFSGAVAQTDLHGKVFVFPKVTATAHVILKPRLAKPLWNVSVCLRFGCDLTRAYSLFSYATKAKDNDFLLFKPKPGSLSLYVGGEQVTFKVPEGTGTNTGWMHVCASWESATGIAELWVNGSPLPRKGLKKGYSVSNQGVLVLGQEQDTPGGKFDINQSFVGEITDVYMWDTLLSPDEVSLAMNNGVLPHVILDWRALSYETKDYVVIKPSLLPVY, from the exons ATGGAGAAGCTGCAGGTTTGGCTCCTTGTCATCGCTGGCTTCTCAGGAGCCGTCGCTCAGACAG ATCTACACGGCAAAGTGTTTGTGTTCCCTAAGGTGACTGCAACTGCCCACGTCATCCTGAAACCGAGGCTGGCCAAGCCGCTGTGGAACGTCAGTGTGTGTCTGAGATTCGGGTGTGACCTGACCCGGGCCTACAGCCTCTTCTCCTACGCCACCAAGGCCAAGGACAATGACTTCCTCCTCTTCAAACCCAAGCCCGGGTCGCTCAGTCTGTACGTCGGAGGCGAACAGGTCACCTTCAAAGTCCCAGAAGGAACAGGTACAAACACTGGGTGGATGCATGTCTGTGCCAGCTGGGAGTCTGCCACCGGCATAGCCGAGCTCTGGGTGAACGGGAGCCCCTTACCCAGGAAGGGGCTGAAGAAAGGCTACTCTGTCAGCAACcagggtgtgcttgtcctggggcaggagcaggacaCCCCGGGGGGTAAATTCGACATAAATCAGTCGTTTGTCGGGGAAATCACAGATGTGTACATGTGGGACACTCTGCTCTCCCCGGATGAAGTTAGCCTTGCCATGAACAATGGGGTCCTGCCTCACGTCATCCTTGACTGGAGAGCCCTGAGCTACGAGACCAAAGATTATGTTGTCATCAAACCCAGCCTGCTCCCGGTGTACTGA